In Panacibacter ginsenosidivorans, the following proteins share a genomic window:
- a CDS encoding gliding motility-associated C-terminal domain-containing protein: MKYSILFAGLLFCFAIKATAQLCNGNLGDPILNMTFGAKGFVMPKNTTTFEQAGGCPNKGQFVISSFLFGCGSNNDHSWIKMIGDHTRDLDGNYMLINAESTPGTIYTDTAKDLCDNTNYVFTAWVSNAMQNFTCGGNPVLANLTFTVKKLDGTVLSTSSTGDIPVADDRIWKQYGLAFTTPANTPEVIVSITTNPTYGCGSGFVIDDITFRSCGPLVTVTLDGATDGGNVCADYTNPFILQGTYSAYYNDPAVQWQSSVDTGKTWQDIPGETTTTYAIPRRMTGVINYRMVVAERANINSLNCRTASNDIYTEIHPVPLHNPPQNILGCLDKNLILPATDPSALQILWKGPNNYSYSLADPLAVVPSIKYADTGLYTLKQNFYFGCTTFDSFFLKIYPSTTISAIPPHPVCEGASQQLSVSSSGGGTYQWYPSTGLSNDAIPNPIARPTDSTEYKVVVTNSFGCKDSAYLTINVYRNLELNAGIDKVILAGDTATLDATIKGTAIDFTWSPPTAISDVHAIRPKVFPIEGTEYTVSATSTVGCGSGMDKVLVTVYKGIKIPNAFTPNGDGNNDKFRVLPLDNYKLVQLIIYNRWGKLLFRTNDKYNGWDGTFNGMVQPPGTYVYHLELVSDQNKRLVKQGTVLLLR; encoded by the coding sequence ATGAAATATTCCATTCTGTTTGCAGGCTTGTTGTTTTGTTTTGCCATAAAGGCAACGGCGCAACTATGCAATGGAAATTTAGGGGACCCTATTTTGAACATGACCTTTGGTGCAAAAGGTTTTGTAATGCCAAAGAACACCACAACTTTTGAGCAGGCAGGTGGTTGCCCCAATAAAGGTCAATTCGTCATCAGTAGTTTTTTATTTGGCTGCGGCAGCAACAATGATCATTCCTGGATAAAAATGATAGGAGATCATACAAGAGATCTGGATGGTAATTACATGCTTATAAATGCCGAGAGCACACCGGGCACTATTTATACAGATACTGCAAAAGATCTTTGTGATAATACTAATTATGTTTTCACGGCTTGGGTCTCAAATGCCATGCAGAATTTTACCTGTGGTGGTAACCCTGTACTTGCCAATCTTACGTTCACGGTAAAAAAATTAGATGGCACTGTATTGTCCACTTCAAGCACAGGAGATATACCTGTTGCTGATGACAGAATATGGAAACAATATGGACTGGCATTTACAACTCCAGCCAATACGCCAGAAGTAATTGTAAGCATAACTACCAATCCTACCTATGGTTGCGGCAGTGGTTTTGTAATTGATGATATTACTTTCAGAAGCTGCGGCCCGTTGGTTACTGTCACACTTGATGGGGCTACAGATGGTGGTAATGTATGCGCAGATTATACCAACCCTTTTATTTTGCAAGGTACATATAGCGCTTACTATAATGATCCTGCAGTGCAATGGCAAAGCAGTGTGGATACCGGCAAAACCTGGCAGGATATACCAGGTGAGACCACCACCACTTATGCCATACCCAGAAGAATGACGGGTGTTATTAATTACAGGATGGTGGTTGCAGAACGAGCCAATATTAATTCTTTGAATTGCCGCACTGCATCCAATGATATCTATACAGAAATTCATCCGGTGCCATTGCATAATCCACCACAAAATATACTTGGTTGCCTTGATAAAAATTTGATTCTTCCCGCAACTGACCCCAGCGCTTTGCAGATCTTATGGAAAGGCCCAAATAATTACTCGTATAGCCTGGCAGACCCTCTGGCAGTTGTGCCTTCAATAAAATATGCAGACACCGGATTGTACACACTTAAACAAAATTTTTATTTTGGCTGCACCACATTTGATTCTTTCTTTTTGAAAATTTATCCCAGCACTACAATATCTGCCATACCGCCGCATCCGGTTTGCGAAGGAGCAAGTCAGCAGCTTTCTGTTTCTTCATCAGGTGGCGGTACGTATCAATGGTATCCTTCAACAGGGTTATCAAATGATGCAATTCCAAACCCCATAGCAAGGCCAACCGATTCAACGGAATACAAAGTAGTTGTTACCAATTCATTTGGCTGTAAAGATTCTGCTTACTTAACGATTAATGTATATAGAAATCTTGAACTCAATGCAGGCATTGATAAAGTAATACTTGCAGGAGATACTGCAACACTTGATGCAACGATAAAAGGTACTGCAATTGATTTTACATGGTCTCCGCCCACAGCAATAAGTGATGTGCATGCTATAAGGCCAAAAGTATTTCCCATAGAAGGTACAGAATATACCGTATCGGCAACATCAACTGTTGGTTGTGGTTCAGGCATGGATAAAGTATTGGTAACAGTATATAAAGGAATAAAAATACCCAATGCGTTTACGCCAAATGGAGATGGTAATAATGATAAGTTTCGTGTATTGCCGCTTGATAATTATAAATTGGTTCAGCTTATTATTTATAACCGTTGGGGAAAATTATTATTCAGAACAAATGATAAATACAATGGCTGGGATGGAACATTTAATGGTATGGTACAACCACCCGGTACCTATGTTTATCATCTGGAATTGGTGAGTGATCAAAACAAAAGACTGGTGAAACAGGGAACAGTTTTATTGCTACGTTAA
- a CDS encoding Dabb family protein, with protein sequence MKNSNRRKFIATAASLGAAAAVSAMPLNHKVKTKQLAHHALFWLKNPDSIEDLDKLVEGIKTLSKVETVRELHVGVLASTEKRDVVDTSWQVSEIMFFDDLAGQAAYQTHPVHLDFVKNYGHLWAKVIVYDAMEV encoded by the coding sequence ATGAAAAATTCAAACAGGAGAAAATTTATTGCCACCGCAGCTTCACTTGGTGCTGCTGCAGCAGTTTCTGCAATGCCATTAAACCATAAAGTAAAAACCAAGCAACTGGCACACCATGCATTGTTCTGGTTGAAGAATCCCGATTCAATTGAAGATCTTGATAAGCTGGTAGAGGGTATAAAAACTTTATCGAAGGTCGAAACAGTCCGGGAATTACATGTGGGTGTTTTAGCCAGCACAGAAAAGCGTGATGTGGTTGATACAAGCTGGCAGGTATCTGAAATTATGTTCTTCGACGATCTTGCCGGGCAGGCTGCTTATCAAACGCATCCTGTTCATCTTGATTTTGTAAAGAATTATGGACACTTATGGGCTAAGGTGATCGTGTATGATGCTATGGAAGTATAA
- a CDS encoding MFS transporter, which yields MLASSMPLHRPARIGVSNFFFISGLCFATWASRIPDIQHHIGLGKAELGTVLFASPVGSMLCLPLAGWLVTKFGSRNCLLVGSFIYAGILCSIGLVDTVWELVAALFFFGMSGNLMNISVNTQAVGVEALYKRSIMASFHGLWSLAGFTGAAIGTLMVSLGVSTLTHFLIVAALMSIAVIIFFRYTLKEDDHGREKTKFKFSWSNVQSIITLGIIAFCCMGCEGCMFDWSGIYFRDIVKAPAHLITVGYTVFMATMATGRFIADAMVTRFGTTRVLQASGTLITSGLLIAVAFPNFYAAAFGFFLTGFGVSSVVPLSYGLAGKSAKISAGIAISLVSSVGFLGFLFGPPLIGYIAEALSLQWSFGLMAVIGFGTALLATKARVS from the coding sequence ATGTTAGCAAGCAGCATGCCTTTACATCGCCCCGCACGTATTGGGGTTAGTAATTTCTTTTTTATTTCAGGTTTATGTTTTGCTACATGGGCATCACGCATCCCGGATATTCAACATCATATTGGTCTGGGTAAAGCCGAACTGGGTACGGTGCTATTTGCTTCGCCTGTTGGCTCTATGCTTTGTCTTCCGCTTGCAGGCTGGCTGGTTACAAAATTTGGCAGTCGTAATTGTTTATTAGTTGGTTCTTTTATTTATGCAGGTATACTTTGCTCCATCGGTCTCGTGGATACAGTGTGGGAGCTAGTTGCCGCGTTGTTCTTTTTTGGTATGTCGGGCAACCTCATGAATATATCTGTAAACACACAGGCAGTTGGTGTAGAAGCTTTATATAAGCGCTCCATTATGGCTTCTTTCCATGGTTTATGGAGTCTTGCAGGATTTACAGGTGCCGCTATAGGTACATTAATGGTTTCACTCGGCGTTTCTACGCTTACACACTTTCTCATCGTTGCAGCACTTATGAGTATTGCTGTGATTATTTTTTTTCGTTACACACTTAAAGAAGATGATCATGGCCGTGAAAAAACGAAATTCAAATTCAGCTGGAGTAATGTACAATCAATAATTACGCTTGGCATTATAGCTTTTTGTTGTATGGGTTGCGAAGGTTGCATGTTTGACTGGAGTGGTATTTATTTCCGCGATATTGTGAAAGCGCCTGCTCATCTTATTACTGTGGGTTATACAGTGTTTATGGCCACCATGGCTACGGGCCGTTTTATAGCAGATGCCATGGTTACAAGATTTGGTACCACACGTGTGTTGCAGGCAAGCGGAACGCTTATTACATCCGGCTTGCTCATAGCCGTTGCATTTCCAAATTTTTATGCTGCCGCTTTTGGTTTTTTTCTCACGGGTTTTGGTGTTTCTTCTGTGGTACCCTTGAGTTATGGGCTTGCAGGTAAGTCTGCAAAAATATCTGCCGGTATAGCTATTTCACTTGTATCAAGTGTTGGTTTTTTAGGATTTTTATTTGGCCCTCCACTTATTGGTTATATAGCTGAGGCACTAAGCCTGCAATGGTCATTTGGTTTAATGGCAGTAATAGGTTTTGGTACTGCATTACTGGCAACGAAAGCAAGGGTTTCCTGA
- a CDS encoding DUF2157 domain-containing protein — translation MDIPAFEKLRDQQIITDADLEKVKTFEASQPVSVHWDLRTLLYLGIFLLTTGIGIIVYKNIDTIGHDIIITAITVSCAACFFYCTRKAKGYANKKVESSNVWFDYILLLGCLLLLTLIGYVQFQYSAFGSRWGLATFMPMVILFITAYYFDHLGVLSLAITNLAAWIGITVTPMQILDDNDFSNERIILSGIVLGAGLIAFSIVTVKRNIKSHFAFTYKNFGAHILFISLLAALFEFEDIYLLGIAVFGAIAFFFYRHAVKENSFYFLVVTFLYSYIAAGYFIIRLLDATGGGMGAVYLGLFYFIGSGIVLIRLLMYYNKIIKANDSIR, via the coding sequence ATGGATATTCCAGCATTTGAAAAATTGCGGGATCAGCAAATTATTACTGATGCTGATCTTGAAAAAGTAAAAACGTTTGAAGCATCGCAACCAGTCTCCGTGCATTGGGATCTGCGTACACTGCTTTACCTGGGAATCTTTCTGCTTACAACCGGCATTGGTATTATTGTTTACAAGAACATCGACACCATTGGGCACGATATCATTATAACTGCTATTACGGTAAGCTGTGCTGCCTGCTTTTTTTATTGTACCCGGAAAGCAAAAGGATATGCCAATAAAAAGGTCGAATCATCCAATGTATGGTTCGATTATATTCTGCTTCTTGGTTGTTTGTTGCTCCTTACACTAATTGGTTATGTGCAATTCCAGTACAGTGCATTTGGCAGCCGCTGGGGTTTGGCCACGTTTATGCCAATGGTAATATTGTTTATTACCGCTTACTATTTTGATCACCTTGGCGTTTTAAGTTTGGCCATCACCAATCTTGCTGCATGGATTGGTATAACCGTAACACCAATGCAGATATTAGATGACAATGATTTCAGCAATGAGCGTATAATTTTGTCAGGTATTGTTTTAGGGGCAGGCCTTATCGCGTTTTCAATTGTAACAGTAAAGCGAAATATAAAAAGTCATTTTGCTTTTACGTATAAAAATTTTGGTGCGCATATTTTATTCATATCCTTACTGGCTGCATTGTTTGAATTTGAAGATATTTACCTTTTAGGTATTGCAGTATTTGGTGCTATTGCTTTTTTCTTTTACAGGCATGCAGTAAAAGAAAACTCATTCTATTTTTTGGTTGTTACATTTCTATACAGTTATATAGCCGCAGGTTATTTTATTATCAGGTTATTAGATGCCACAGGTGGCGGCATGGGCGCTGTTTATCTTGGCTTATTTTATTTCATAGGTTCAGGCATTGTATTAATAAGATTGCTGATGTACTACAATAAAATCATTAAAGCAAATGACAGCATACGGTAA
- a CDS encoding aldose 1-epimerase, with the protein MAFSVSIEEKGNSKVITLSDDVTGCKAELYSFGALLNKFSTTGSVNVIDGFTSVADAQQNIAKGFKSTKLSPFVCRLTKGEYKFNNSSYKIDKFYMGDSAIHGLLFDQEFAVRNTGADNEKAFSVFHYQYNKKNEGYPFSFAVEIIYTLTANNNLSLTTKITNTGNTDMPLSDGWHPYFTLGSAVDELDVQFNSKRMVEFDDKLVPTGNYLPYDHFNEMKKFGDTFLDNCFELNETGTVACTLKNSSNGLQLNIIPSAAYPYLQIYTPPHRNSIAIENLSSVPDAFNNGIGLIIAKPGKTYSFETTYQLVVN; encoded by the coding sequence ATGGCATTTTCTGTATCAATAGAGGAGAAAGGTAACAGTAAGGTTATAACATTAAGTGATGATGTCACAGGTTGTAAAGCGGAACTATATTCTTTCGGTGCCCTACTTAATAAATTTTCAACTACAGGCAGCGTTAATGTTATTGATGGCTTTACTTCTGTTGCGGATGCACAACAAAACATTGCAAAGGGTTTTAAAAGCACCAAGCTTAGCCCATTTGTTTGCAGGCTTACAAAAGGAGAATATAAATTCAATAATTCTTCTTATAAGATCGATAAATTTTATATGGGCGATTCAGCCATACATGGTTTATTATTTGACCAGGAATTTGCAGTTAGAAATACAGGCGCAGATAATGAAAAAGCGTTTAGTGTTTTTCATTATCAATACAACAAAAAAAATGAAGGTTACCCATTCTCTTTTGCGGTGGAAATAATATATACTTTAACAGCAAACAATAATCTTTCGCTTACAACAAAAATTACCAACACAGGCAACACAGATATGCCACTAAGTGATGGATGGCATCCTTACTTTACACTGGGATCAGCAGTAGATGAACTCGATGTGCAATTCAACAGCAAGCGTATGGTTGAGTTTGATGACAAGTTGGTTCCCACGGGTAATTACCTGCCTTATGATCATTTCAACGAAATGAAAAAATTTGGCGACACTTTTCTTGATAATTGTTTTGAGCTAAATGAAACAGGCACTGTTGCCTGCACTTTAAAAAACAGCAGCAACGGTTTGCAATTAAATATCATTCCTTCTGCTGCCTATCCTTACCTGCAGATTTATACACCACCACATCGCAATAGCATTGCAATAGAAAACCTGAGCAGTGTACCAGATGCTTTTAACAATGGAATCGGGTTGATCATTGCTAAGCCCGGGAAAACATATTCTTTTGAGACAACTTATCAATTAGTGGTAAATTAA
- a CDS encoding Gfo/Idh/MocA family protein, with product MTLKELLSPVKALKTLSFATESLILTWKEIASLFGLNQDIYTNPLHKPLAKPVTAILIGAGHRGNIYADYAFIRPDEVKMVGIADPNAVRNGRFARKHDLPAENRFYNWEDVFKREKFADAVIIATPDNLHFEPCIKALEMGYDVLLEKPAAPTEEQCRIILETAKRTGRIVSVCHVLRYSPYFRQLKQILEAKTIGEIISVQHLEPIEYVHMTHSYVRGNWRNSKTTSPIILAKSCHDTDILRWLINEPAQHVQCFGGLSWFKAANAPEGSTERCIDGCAVEGECPFSALQIYYRDKKRLYVFDLPDDTRKWNKIILRNLKKTNYGKCVYRMDNDQPDHLTVNMQFDKNITASFSMEAFTSYEGRCTRIMGTKGDIVGNMETYTVTDFKTGRETSWSLKTDYHGGGDHRLMQDWVQAVGHQNAQILSSTIDVSVESHLMAFAAEKSRLNKTIEPVILGV from the coding sequence ATGACACTAAAAGAATTATTATCACCAGTAAAAGCATTGAAGACGCTCAGTTTTGCAACTGAATCGTTGATACTTACGTGGAAAGAAATTGCATCATTGTTTGGTCTTAACCAGGATATTTATACCAATCCACTACACAAGCCGCTTGCAAAACCTGTTACAGCCATACTTATTGGTGCGGGGCATCGTGGCAATATTTATGCAGATTATGCTTTCATCCGTCCTGATGAAGTGAAGATGGTGGGTATTGCAGATCCTAACGCTGTGCGTAATGGCCGCTTTGCACGCAAACATGATCTGCCTGCTGAAAATCGCTTTTACAATTGGGAAGATGTTTTTAAAAGAGAAAAATTTGCAGATGCAGTTATTATCGCAACGCCTGATAATTTGCATTTTGAACCTTGCATAAAAGCACTTGAAATGGGTTATGATGTTTTGCTTGAAAAGCCTGCTGCGCCTACCGAAGAGCAATGCCGGATTATTCTTGAAACAGCCAAACGAACAGGCCGCATTGTAAGTGTTTGCCATGTGTTGCGTTATTCTCCATACTTCCGGCAGCTAAAGCAGATCTTAGAAGCAAAAACAATTGGCGAAATTATCAGTGTACAACATCTTGAACCTATCGAGTATGTGCACATGACGCACTCCTATGTACGCGGCAACTGGCGCAACAGCAAAACAACATCGCCTATTATACTTGCAAAATCCTGTCATGATACAGACATCCTGCGCTGGCTTATCAATGAACCTGCACAGCATGTACAATGTTTTGGTGGTCTCTCCTGGTTCAAAGCTGCTAATGCGCCTGAAGGAAGCACCGAACGGTGCATAGATGGTTGTGCGGTGGAAGGTGAATGTCCCTTCTCTGCATTGCAGATCTATTACCGCGATAAAAAAAGATTGTATGTTTTTGATTTGCCCGATGATACACGCAAATGGAACAAGATCATCCTGCGTAATCTTAAGAAAACCAATTATGGCAAATGCGTGTACCGCATGGATAATGACCAACCCGACCATCTTACCGTAAACATGCAGTTCGATAAAAATATCACTGCTTCTTTTTCTATGGAAGCATTTACTTCTTACGAGGGCCGCTGCACACGCATCATGGGCACCAAGGGAGATATCGTTGGCAATATGGAAACCTATACCGTAACCGATTTTAAAACGGGCCGCGAAACAAGCTGGTCGCTAAAGACAGATTATCACGGGGGCGGAGATCATCGCCTGATGCAGGATTGGGTGCAGGCAGTTGGCCATCAAAATGCGCAGATACTTTCTTCTACTATTGATGTTTCTGTAGAGAGCCACCTTATGGCATTTGCCGCAGAAAAAAGCAGGCTGAATAAAACGATCGAGCCGGTTATTTTGGGTGTGTAA
- a CDS encoding alpha/beta hydrolase family protein — translation MMKFLVTTIFAVLFFNCSFAQTQNDTLVLKDIEWDQTSSASQIELNIPSDKSLLQGFMYKANGAQKHPLLLLLHGYPGNERNLDLAQVARARRWNVIYFNYRGSWGSQGNFSFENCVQDVVNVVSFCKKYSDSLQIDTSNIVLFGHSMGGWVCLKALQRLPGIKKGFALSAWNIYDDTKDVKSESEFVAKEKANGGDYFVLNTPIAEIFKPVWNNKQFYNLANDGKALAGKQIIMLDEHNGNKETAEALKAENKNYFDYEVWDTDHPFTNKRVALIKLVLSFLNK, via the coding sequence ATGATGAAGTTTCTAGTAACAACAATATTTGCTGTTTTATTTTTCAATTGCAGTTTTGCTCAAACGCAGAACGACACACTTGTTCTTAAAGATATTGAATGGGATCAAACTTCCAGTGCATCGCAGATAGAACTGAATATACCATCAGACAAAAGTTTATTGCAGGGTTTTATGTACAAAGCGAATGGTGCGCAAAAACATCCATTGCTATTATTGCTGCATGGTTACCCGGGCAATGAACGAAACCTTGATCTGGCACAGGTTGCAAGAGCCCGTAGATGGAATGTTATTTATTTTAATTATCGTGGTTCATGGGGCAGCCAGGGAAATTTCAGTTTCGAAAATTGCGTGCAGGATGTAGTGAATGTAGTAAGCTTTTGCAAAAAATACAGCGACTCTCTACAGATCGATACTTCCAATATTGTATTGTTTGGGCATAGCATGGGTGGTTGGGTTTGTTTAAAAGCATTACAAAGATTGCCTGGTATTAAAAAAGGCTTTGCGTTATCTGCATGGAATATTTACGACGACACCAAAGATGTAAAATCAGAATCAGAATTTGTTGCCAAAGAAAAAGCAAATGGTGGTGATTATTTTGTATTAAATACTCCAATTGCTGAAATATTTAAACCTGTGTGGAACAACAAGCAATTCTACAATCTTGCAAATGATGGTAAAGCATTGGCAGGTAAGCAAATCATCATGCTTGATGAACACAATGGCAATAAAGAAACTGCGGAAGCTTTAAAAGCAGAAAATAAAAATTACTTCGATTACGAAGTTTGGGATACAGATCATCCTTTTACCAATAAAAGAGTTGCACTTATAAAACTTGTGCTTTCATTTCTTAATAAATAA
- a CDS encoding 6-bladed beta-propeller has product MQRRNFIKQSTFAASAMAIGASARAAKGGDIILGHNNKRYKLDTNWGKLDFAQYPVKDCHEMVQDSQGRIILLTNETHNNVIIYSKSGKLLTTWGKEYPGAHGLTLFNENGTEVLFICDNNRHQVIKTTLDGRVLMTLDYPVETGQYTKADEYIPTETAIAANGDIYVADGYGKDFVIQYDSKGKYIRHFGGRGNTDAHLLNAHGVCIDSRDKNNPTLIVTSRQQNAFKRYTMEGKYLNTIAMPGAWVCRPVINGDHLYAAVLQSNAKLWKQSGFITVLDKDFKVVSNLAGTEPVYNNGTLAEMQQTDAVFQYPHDVCIDDDQNMYVAQWNSGNVYPYKLMPVV; this is encoded by the coding sequence TTGCAACGCCGTAATTTCATTAAACAGTCAACATTTGCTGCTTCTGCTATGGCCATTGGTGCATCGGCACGTGCAGCAAAAGGTGGAGATATTATTCTTGGTCACAACAACAAACGTTATAAGCTTGATACCAACTGGGGTAAGCTCGACTTTGCGCAATACCCTGTAAAAGATTGCCACGAAATGGTGCAGGACAGCCAGGGACGCATTATTTTACTTACCAATGAAACGCATAACAATGTTATCATTTATAGTAAGTCTGGTAAGCTTTTAACAACATGGGGCAAAGAATACCCGGGTGCACATGGACTAACATTGTTCAATGAGAATGGAACAGAAGTTTTGTTTATCTGCGATAACAATCGTCACCAGGTTATTAAAACAACACTTGATGGAAGAGTGTTGATGACATTGGATTATCCTGTAGAAACTGGCCAGTACACAAAAGCAGATGAATATATTCCAACAGAAACTGCTATTGCAGCAAACGGCGATATTTATGTTGCCGATGGTTACGGGAAAGATTTTGTAATTCAGTACGACAGCAAGGGAAAATACATTCGTCACTTTGGTGGGCGCGGAAATACTGATGCACATTTATTGAATGCGCATGGTGTGTGCATAGATTCCCGTGATAAAAATAATCCAACGCTTATTGTAACATCGCGTCAGCAGAATGCTTTCAAGCGTTATACCATGGAAGGAAAATATCTTAACACAATTGCAATGCCCGGAGCATGGGTCTGCAGACCTGTTATAAACGGAGATCATTTATACGCCGCCGTTTTGCAGAGCAATGCAAAGTTGTGGAAGCAATCAGGCTTTATAACCGTGCTGGATAAGGATTTCAAGGTAGTGTCGAATCTTGCCGGTACAGAACCTGTTTATAATAATGGCACACTTGCAGAGATGCAGCAAACTGATGCAGTGTTTCAATACCCGCACGATGTATGCATAGATGATGATCAAAATATGTATGTGGCGCAATGGAACAGCGGCAATGTTTATCCGTATAAACTTATGCCGGTTGTATAA
- a CDS encoding FN3 associated domain-containing protein translates to MQRTRNILFNATLFFNCLLLFLLLFYSHIAVSAWVQVFGRMHPLILHFPVVLLVLYILWQLWFIRKFQTEQSKSIAEILLFAAALSAAVTALFGLLLSKEEGYDPDALAFHKYTGVSLSFVSFIWCVAVKKFDKIKLANAIMSLVVFALLLITGDLGAGITHGENYLIAPVLPKQEPRQVALEDAVVFTDMVQPILQSKCISCHNSKKAKGELIMESPALILKGGKDGKLWDSTNVDAGLLLKRIHLPEEDEKHMPPQGKPQLSQEEMNILYYWLKDGSNFTTKVTDLPAADTLRMMALAIFKTNVEEQYDFAAADEKMIQQLSNNNRVIVPLALNSPALSVDFYNSQNYTAQSLKELLKLKEQIVSINLAHMPATDEDVATLAQFINLRKLNLNFSKITGKSIGQLNKLANLKELSLSGTDVKLNDLDVLHSFPKLKDVYVWNTSITEEAAKKIKANYIVQTGFYSDTVVMKLTPPILQNETQVLTSPLALQLKHYINGTTIRYTLDGKDPDSINSPVYANNTIIDTTALLKAKAFKKGWISSDILQAWFYRSTYTPDSIYLSSEGDYLYKADGAKSLTDHEKGDLSSRTFKWIGFQGKQMVATMRFNQPVKAKTVTISTLIDIDAYIMPAQSIEVWGGTDTNHLKLLSRITPQQPNKTEAGYLRGYDCSFPATEVKYIRVKADAVRVLPAWHRGKGDKGWFFIDEIFVN, encoded by the coding sequence ATGCAAAGGACCAGGAATATACTTTTCAACGCCACATTATTTTTCAATTGTCTTTTATTGTTTTTGCTTTTGTTTTATAGCCACATTGCAGTGTCTGCATGGGTGCAGGTATTTGGTCGCATGCACCCTTTGATATTACACTTCCCGGTAGTGTTATTGGTACTTTATATTCTTTGGCAATTGTGGTTTATAAGAAAATTTCAAACGGAACAATCGAAGAGTATTGCAGAAATATTATTGTTTGCCGCAGCCTTATCTGCTGCTGTTACTGCATTGTTTGGGTTGCTTTTATCAAAAGAAGAAGGCTATGACCCCGATGCGCTGGCATTTCATAAATACACAGGTGTATCGCTTTCTTTTGTTTCATTTATATGGTGTGTAGCTGTAAAAAAGTTTGATAAAATAAAACTTGCCAATGCAATTATGAGTTTAGTTGTATTTGCATTGCTGTTAATTACCGGTGATCTTGGTGCAGGTATTACACACGGAGAGAATTATTTGATTGCACCTGTACTGCCAAAACAGGAGCCAAGACAAGTAGCGCTGGAAGATGCAGTTGTATTTACAGATATGGTGCAACCAATATTACAATCTAAATGTATTAGTTGCCACAACAGCAAGAAAGCAAAAGGTGAATTGATAATGGAGTCGCCTGCACTAATATTGAAAGGTGGTAAAGATGGTAAGTTGTGGGATTCAACAAATGTTGATGCGGGCCTTTTACTAAAAAGAATTCATTTACCCGAAGAAGATGAAAAACACATGCCGCCGCAAGGCAAGCCACAGCTAAGCCAGGAAGAAATGAACATCTTGTATTACTGGTTGAAAGACGGCTCAAATTTCACCACGAAAGTTACAGACCTGCCTGCTGCGGATACTTTGCGCATGATGGCGTTGGCAATCTTTAAAACCAATGTGGAAGAGCAATATGATTTTGCCGCAGCAGATGAAAAAATGATTCAGCAACTTTCGAATAACAATCGCGTTATTGTTCCACTTGCATTGAATTCACCTGCGCTTTCGGTTGATTTTTATAACAGTCAAAATTATACAGCACAATCTTTAAAAGAACTGTTGAAACTGAAAGAACAAATTGTTTCCATCAATCTTGCGCATATGCCTGCAACAGATGAAGATGTTGCAACACTTGCACAATTCATCAACCTTAGAAAATTGAATTTGAATTTTTCAAAAATCACAGGCAAATCCATTGGACAGTTAAATAAGCTCGCTAATCTAAAAGAACTTTCTTTATCGGGAACAGACGTTAAGCTCAATGATCTTGATGTGCTGCACTCATTTCCAAAACTCAAAGATGTTTACGTTTGGAACACTTCAATTACAGAGGAAGCGGCAAAAAAAATAAAAGCCAATTATATAGTACAGACAGGGTTTTACAGCGACACCGTTGTAATGAAACTAACGCCACCCATTTTGCAAAACGAAACGCAGGTGTTAACAAGCCCGCTTGCATTGCAACTGAAACACTACATTAACGGAACAACAATAAGATATACGCTTGACGGCAAAGACCCTGACAGCATCAATTCTCCTGTTTATGCAAATAACACCATTATTGATACTACTGCATTGCTAAAAGCGAAAGCGTTTAAGAAAGGATGGATCAGCAGCGACATATTGCAGGCATGGTTTTACAGATCAACTTACACACCGGATTCTATTTACTTATCATCGGAAGGTGATTATCTCTATAAAGCAGATGGCGCAAAATCATTGACCGATCATGAAAAGGGAGATCTTAGTTCACGAACATTTAAGTGGATCGGGTTCCAGGGAAAACAAATGGTTGCAACCATGCGCTTCAATCAACCTGTAAAAGCAAAGACAGTAACCATCAGCACGCTGATCGATATCGATGCCTATATAATGCCTGCACAATCAATAGAAGTGTGGGGTGGAACAGACACCAATCATTTAAAATTACTAAGCCGCATTACGCCGCAGCAACCAAATAAAACAGAAGCTGGGTACCTGCGCGGCTACGATTGCAGTTTCCCGGCAACAGAAGTAAAATATATCCGCGTAAAAGCTGATGCAGTAAGGGTTTTGCCGGCATGGCACCGGGGTAAAGGAGATAAAGGCTGGTTCTTTATTGATGAGATTTTTGTGAATTAA